In one window of Rhodopseudomonas palustris HaA2 DNA:
- a CDS encoding ParA family protein, with product MSAKIIAVANMKGGVGKTTTVVSLGEALAASGHRVLVIDLDAQANASICIAGDSMLATLMSRGATIEGFLADNLLGKQSMAFTDAIRNNISNVTHLGEQLNISLLPSSPELRNFEQRIIYELTGKKWSWEQIVDGLFAVMKRQLDRTRKDFDYILIDCAPGISVLTEVSIRLADLVMVPTIADFLSTFGLQNFCITLSDRGLSSGAKKAAKYKQPHVLITRRRKVKVHDETANKLRNEETAAKPAFRMFETEIPEAVAVSEALGKITQFPSFSQKWGQVVTPLLADLVKEVEEVLHGHRR from the coding sequence ATGAGCGCGAAAATCATCGCGGTCGCCAACATGAAGGGCGGCGTGGGGAAAACCACGACGGTGGTATCGCTCGGTGAAGCGCTGGCGGCGAGCGGTCATCGCGTGCTGGTCATCGACCTCGATGCTCAGGCGAATGCATCGATTTGCATCGCGGGCGACTCGATGCTCGCGACGCTGATGTCGCGCGGCGCAACGATCGAGGGATTTCTCGCCGACAACCTGCTCGGCAAACAGTCGATGGCTTTCACGGATGCGATCCGCAACAACATCAGCAACGTTACCCATCTAGGTGAGCAGCTGAACATCTCGCTGCTGCCTTCAAGCCCTGAGTTGCGCAATTTCGAGCAACGGATCATCTACGAACTTACCGGCAAAAAATGGAGCTGGGAGCAGATTGTCGATGGCCTGTTCGCCGTGATGAAGAGACAACTCGACCGAACGCGGAAGGATTTCGATTACATCCTGATCGATTGCGCGCCAGGAATTTCGGTGCTGACCGAAGTGAGCATTCGGTTGGCCGATTTAGTGATGGTGCCTACGATCGCCGACTTCCTATCGACGTTCGGCCTGCAGAACTTTTGTATCACGCTGTCGGATCGCGGACTTTCGTCCGGCGCCAAGAAAGCGGCGAAGTACAAGCAGCCTCATGTGCTGATCACGCGGCGCCGCAAGGTCAAAGTCCACGACGAAACCGCGAATAAACTTCGCAACGAGGAGACCGCGGCGAAACCCGCGTTCCGGATGTTCGAGACCGAGATTCCAGAGGCGGTGGCGGTTTCTGAAGCGCTCGGCAAGATCACGCAGTTCCCGAGTTTTTCGCAGAAATGGGGTCAGGTCGTTACCCCGCTTCTCGCCGATCTCGTCAAAGAAGTAGAAGAGGTGCTGCATGGCCATCGCCGCTGA